Proteins encoded by one window of Vicia villosa cultivar HV-30 ecotype Madison, WI unplaced genomic scaffold, Vvil1.0 ctg.002276F_1_1, whole genome shotgun sequence:
- the LOC131638343 gene encoding uncharacterized protein LOC131638343, whose translation MTVPFRIKAFGWRLFHDRLPTKNLLMLRGLTFSLDNINCPLCGSGLESSNHLFFGCWVSKKVWNEIAWWVAKGDPEEEESLSSFMEWHNFFHQNYVNERRSGIVWLATTWTLWILRNGVCFRKDNWSVNNTVWNIKELACRWSFHGKINYSNYSFYDFVKDPFRFLS comes from the coding sequence atgacagttccaTTTAGAATTAAAGCTTTTGGTTGGAGGCTTTTTCATGATAGACTTCCCACAAAGAATCTTTTGATGCTTAGAGGTTTAACTTTCTCTTTAGATAATATTAATTGCCCTTTGTGTGGAAGTGGTTTGGAAAGTAGTAATCATTTATTCTTTGGTTGTTGGGTGTCTAAGAAGGTGTGGAATGAGATTGCTTGGTGGGTTGCAAAAGGGGATCCGGAGGAGGAAGAGAGTTTGTCTAGTTTTATGGAGTGGCACaatttttttcatcaaaattaTGTCAACGAAAGAAGATCGGGTATTGTGTGGCTTGCCACCACTTGGACTCTTTGGATTTTAAGGAACGGGGTTTGCTTTCGGAAGGATAATTGGAGTGTGAATAACACCGTTTGGAACATTAAGGAGCTGGCTTGTAGGTGGTCCTTTCATGGGAAAATTAATTATTCCAATTACTCCTTTTACGACTTTGTTAAGGATCCCTTTCGTTTCCTCTCGTAA